The following are encoded together in the Zygosaccharomyces rouxii strain CBS732 chromosome C complete sequence genome:
- the GPI11 gene encoding mannose-ethanolamine phosphotransferase GPI11 (similar to uniprot|Q06636 Saccharomyces cerevisiae YDR302W GPI11 ER membrane protein involved in a late step of glycosylphosphatidylinositol (GPI) anchor assembly involved in the addition of phosphoethanolamine to the multiply mannosylated GPI intermediate human PIG-Fp is a functional homolog; GPI11 ER membrane protein), whose protein sequence is MSLKNKRSSVKKSVSFSDDNTLTRNNLKKHVDHDNPPVYVRRTTLTVPWHIFALLYYYIYISNSYDTVALLYLLIPLQITYLVFQFNKSTVYGKKLLKIKLPLVLISLCATLLLTIPTTVIIILFGAPLIEKLFETWLLSLHLCFLAYPAVYQVFNGDFKVGLWKRYFVMIVVGAWTSCIVIPLDWDRYWQTWPIPVVVGGYLGALVGYSIGAFI, encoded by the coding sequence ATGTCTCTAAAGAATAAGAGAAGCTCTGTAAAGAAAAGTGTCTCCTTTTCAGATGATAATACACTGACTAGAAACAATTTAAAGAAACATGTTGATCACGACAATCCTCCAGTGTACGTTAGACGAACAACGTTAACGGTCCCTTGGCACATTTTCGCACTGCTTTACTACTACATCTACATTTCGAATTCTTATGACACAGTCGCATTGTTATATCTACTGATACCTCTGCAAATAACCTATTTGGTATTCCAGTTCAATAAATCCACGGTTTATGGTAAGAAGCTCTTGAAGATTAAACTTCCATTAGTTTTAATATCACTATGTGCTACACTACTATTGACAATACCAACTACAGTGATTATCATTTTATTTGGAGCTCCgttaattgaaaaattgtttgaaacTTGGTTGTTATCATTACACCTATGTTTCCTGGCGTATCCAGCCGTATACCAAGTGTTTAATGGAGACTTTAAAGTGGGATTATGGAAAAGATATTTTGTTATGATTGTCGTGGGAGCGTGGACAAGTTGTATTGTTATTCCGCTGGATTGGGATCGTTATTGGCAAACTTGGCCGATCCCGGTGGTTGTTGGCGGATATTTGGGGGCACTTGTTGGCTATAGCATTGGTGCATTCATCTAA
- a CDS encoding uncharacterized protein (conserved hypothetical protein), whose product MIPRVFGRSIRRLPTYRCYSCGGVSISDFSTRKKGTGSGPFVELPEFTPLQDSILIKIPSSCTVYGRLDKISAITSDIRDHGKPFLAQDIDSSKGLSIVTTGEHPANVLMASHTPLSNIVVLKLDNYKHGIYIPNFYEESLCFSGDLHIDDNGELKGLGIVALAGQGPIYQMILKPGEKNLVARESILAYDSKVKCQLTKLSSSFNIPQSVHEWFVKNASKFYDNAKVQWSRLFNSHKIYCELQGPGSVFLQTNFVPGSKPFTKSDLFKASQ is encoded by the coding sequence GGAGGCTACCGACTTATAGATGTTACAGTTGTGGTGGTGTAAGCATATctgatttttcaacaaggAAGAAAGGCACAGGAAGTGGTCCATTTGTTGAATTGCCTGAATTCACACCATTACAGGATTCGATTTTAATCAAGATTCCAAGTTCTTGTACAGTATATGGACGTTTGGATAAGATAAGTGCCATTACTTCAGATATTCGTGATCATGGTAAACCATTCTTAGCCCAGGATATCGATTCTTCGAAGGGCCTTTCAATAGTTACCACTGGTGAGCACCCTGCAAATGTTTTGATGGCTTCACATACACCATTATCCAATATAGTggttttaaaattggataattaCAAACATGGTATCTATATTCCTAATTTTTACGAGGAATCATTGTGCTTTAGTGGTGATCTACATATTGACGACAATGGAGAGCTAAAAGGTTTAGGAATTGTAGCGCTAGCAGGTCAAGGCCCTATTTAtcaaatgattttaaaacctggtgaaaaaaatttggtcGCAAGAGAATCCATATTAGCATACGATTCCAAAGTTAAATGTCAGTTGACTAAATTAAGTTCATCGTTTAACATCCCACAAAGTGTTCATGAATGGTTTGTCAAAAATGCATCAAAGTTTTATGACAATGCTAAAGTACAATGGTCCAGACTGTTCAACAGCCATAAAATTTACTGTGAACTTCAAGGTCCTGGTTCAGTTTTCTTGCAGACAAATTTTGTGCCAGGATCCAAACCATTCACTAAATCTGATCTCTTCAAAGCTTCCCAAtga